In Microcoleus sp. AS-A8, one DNA window encodes the following:
- a CDS encoding cytochrome c biogenesis protein CcdA, translating into MTRTKNFTSYLAGRKHLKFLVPGLLFIGTILLIVALSLIDWNTLYEPLQGVVFSLEENYKEWLSKQNTANPLVLLLLAFVGGLIGSISPCHIGLLTVNLTYIGTREVTSRRDAFIKAASFVLGVVTVLSLLGLVSSFAGAVMRDYRGHVNIIVGLVILLMGLTLLEIIRLPLPQFGAALPITGPYTAGVTFALVSSPCASPVLFSVLTAAAATGSQLQSTLTMVSYALGTSALIFFASLFTGLAKQARTLVKYSEWIMRIGGGLLIIMGGFYLYSGISWVLTVAFR; encoded by the coding sequence ATGACACGTACCAAAAATTTCACTTCATATTTGGCGGGACGCAAGCACCTAAAATTTTTAGTGCCTGGGTTGCTCTTCATAGGAACGATTCTACTGATTGTGGCACTCAGCTTGATTGATTGGAATACCCTATACGAACCACTTCAAGGAGTTGTCTTCTCTTTAGAAGAAAATTATAAGGAATGGCTCAGTAAACAGAATACGGCGAACCCACTGGTCTTACTTCTGTTAGCTTTTGTGGGAGGTTTGATTGGTAGCATCTCACCCTGCCACATTGGACTCCTGACTGTGAACCTCACTTACATCGGCACTCGTGAAGTTACATCGCGCCGGGATGCTTTCATTAAAGCGGCGTCATTTGTCCTGGGAGTGGTAACCGTTCTCAGCTTGTTGGGATTAGTCTCTTCCTTTGCGGGGGCTGTCATGCGTGACTACCGGGGTCACGTCAATATCATCGTTGGCTTGGTGATTCTGCTGATGGGGCTGACGCTATTAGAGATTATACGCCTGCCTTTACCCCAATTTGGTGCGGCATTGCCGATCACGGGGCCTTACACCGCCGGAGTCACCTTCGCGTTGGTCAGTTCTCCCTGTGCTAGCCCTGTGCTGTTTTCAGTTCTTACGGCGGCAGCGGCTACAGGTTCCCAGCTTCAAAGCACACTCACAATGGTCAGTTATGCCTTGGGTACCAGTGCGCTGATTTTCTTCGCCAGTCTGTTTACAGGTTTAGCCAAACAAGCGCGCACTCTAGTTAAATATTCCGAATGGATCATGCGTATCGGCGGTGGGCTGTTGATTATTATGGGAGGATTTTACCTGTACAGTGGGATTAGTTGGGTTTTAACCGTCGCATTCCGTTAA
- a CDS encoding SagB family peptide dehydrogenase — translation MLLPLLLSFKKSISIIEDLNNKFIIQSPHIRGNIPPKSLTINQPSPGLLAVIQTLAAEGATQAELSDLVLQIDGVSQLPQFYYYLQKLIQLGALCHSIVFEGLPLAKLVPLSLDGKLEFKEAAVNKKYVLSRFAYCRKENQQLVLESPLSHAQIILFDWKGAALISELAKPQLADEICTKISGISEEVSQLFFSLLLSTKMLFEVKENGKIQEEESEPLRQWEFHNLLFHSRTRTGRHSNPIGRTYPFLEQIKPLPAVKPKVSKDTIDLYKPDISNLENSDYPLTLILEKRKSIRSYSDNEPITDKQLGEFLYRSARIKEILKTESQEMSSRLYVNGGGTYEFELYVIANTCQNLPSGFYHYCPQDHQLCKISGRNQYVVALLEDAWLANRDRSIPQILIIISARFQRIAWTYESIAHATLLKNVGALFQTMYLVATAMNLAPCALGNGNSDLFAAAAGTDYYAETSVGEFILGTKPLV, via the coding sequence ATGCTACTTCCCTTACTGCTTTCCTTTAAAAAAAGCATTAGTATAATTGAAGACTTAAACAATAAATTTATTATTCAATCTCCTCATATTAGAGGGAATATTCCTCCTAAATCCCTTACTATTAACCAGCCATCACCTGGATTGTTAGCCGTTATCCAAACGCTGGCAGCAGAGGGTGCTACTCAGGCAGAACTGAGTGATTTAGTCCTGCAAATTGATGGCGTATCTCAACTACCTCAGTTTTACTATTACCTGCAAAAGCTAATCCAGCTTGGTGCGCTCTGTCATAGTATTGTTTTTGAGGGGTTGCCTCTAGCCAAATTGGTTCCTCTTTCACTGGATGGAAAGCTTGAATTTAAGGAGGCAGCAGTAAACAAAAAGTATGTTTTGTCGCGCTTTGCTTATTGCCGGAAAGAGAATCAACAGTTAGTCCTAGAATCCCCCTTGTCTCATGCTCAAATTATACTATTTGATTGGAAAGGTGCAGCTCTTATTTCTGAACTGGCAAAACCTCAATTAGCTGATGAAATTTGTACGAAAATTTCTGGTATTTCGGAGGAGGTTTCCCAATTATTTTTCAGCTTGCTGTTGAGTACAAAAATGCTCTTTGAAGTGAAGGAAAACGGAAAAATCCAAGAAGAAGAGAGCGAACCGCTTAGGCAATGGGAATTTCATAATTTACTTTTTCATTCAAGAACCAGAACTGGGAGACACAGTAACCCCATTGGCAGAACTTATCCGTTCTTAGAGCAAATCAAACCGCTGCCAGCCGTTAAACCCAAAGTATCAAAGGATACCATCGACCTCTACAAGCCGGATATCTCTAATCTCGAAAATTCTGATTATCCCTTGACTTTGATTCTGGAAAAAAGAAAATCTATCAGAAGTTACAGCGATAATGAGCCGATAACCGATAAGCAACTTGGGGAGTTTCTTTACCGCTCAGCACGGATTAAAGAAATTCTTAAAACCGAAAGTCAAGAAATGAGCAGTAGACTCTATGTTAATGGAGGAGGCACTTACGAATTTGAGCTTTATGTCATAGCCAACACTTGTCAAAATCTTCCTTCAGGTTTTTACCATTATTGTCCTCAAGATCATCAGCTTTGTAAGATTTCTGGGAGAAATCAATATGTGGTAGCGCTTTTAGAAGATGCATGGTTGGCAAACCGAGACCGGAGTATCCCCCAAATCTTAATTATCATTTCTGCACGTTTCCAAAGAATTGCCTGGACTTATGAGTCTATCGCCCATGCAACATTACTCAAGAATGTGGGAGCTTTATTCCAGACCATGTATTTAGTAGCAACAGCAATGAATCTTGCTCCTTGTGCATTGGGCAATGGGAATTCTGATTTATTTGCCGCAGCCGCTGGAACCGACTATTATGCTGAAACATCAGTCGGAGAATTTATCCTAGGCACCAAACCTCTGGTTTAG